In one window of Lacticaseibacillus casei DSM 20011 = JCM 1134 = ATCC 393 DNA:
- a CDS encoding sugar phosphate isomerase/epimerase family protein: MPAPIVANLLLLASEWQAGQSQADLVSELVNLGFSTIEVRREYFRDISRELPQVAELAKDHQLTLFYSVPDEIFVAEGQVNPKLQGYLDEAKAMGVTKIKWNIGAFAEFSGDLASALLPLTQQGIEINIENDQTTTSGRLQPVLTFLQAVAAANIPIGYVYDLGNWPFVGEDPLKAATALRQYTRYIHVKDDLTGGEKPVIVPLDQGDLPWRDILAILPDTVPIALEYPTAHHGIILEGKKLLQDEQARGSRT, from the coding sequence ATGCCAGCACCAATCGTTGCCAATCTTTTATTGCTCGCTTCTGAATGGCAGGCAGGCCAATCACAGGCTGACCTCGTGTCAGAGTTGGTCAACTTAGGCTTTTCGACCATTGAAGTCAGACGGGAATATTTTCGCGATATTTCCCGGGAACTGCCGCAAGTGGCTGAACTTGCCAAGGATCACCAGCTGACGCTTTTCTACAGTGTTCCAGACGAAATTTTCGTTGCTGAGGGTCAGGTCAACCCAAAGCTTCAAGGTTACTTGGATGAGGCAAAAGCCATGGGCGTGACCAAGATCAAGTGGAACATTGGCGCTTTTGCCGAGTTTTCCGGTGATTTGGCCAGCGCCTTGCTTCCGCTGACCCAGCAAGGGATCGAAATCAATATTGAAAATGATCAAACCACCACAAGCGGTCGCCTGCAGCCGGTTTTGACGTTTCTTCAGGCGGTCGCGGCGGCGAATATTCCGATCGGCTATGTTTACGATTTAGGCAACTGGCCGTTCGTCGGCGAGGATCCGTTGAAGGCCGCGACCGCACTTCGGCAATATACGCGGTACATCCACGTGAAAGACGACCTAACCGGTGGCGAAAAGCCAGTCATCGTTCCGTTAGATCAAGGCGATCTGCCGTGGCGCGATATTTTGGCGATCTTGCCAGACACAGTGCCCATCGCCTTGGAATATCCGACCGCACATCACGGCATTATCTTGGAAGGCAAAAAACTGCTGCAAGATGAGCAAGCTAGGGGGTCACGTACATGA
- a CDS encoding heavy metal translocating P-type ATPase, translated as MKKNWQLMMVLAVSAVALVFAFVLKQPLIAQGLITVMGSIIALIMFGGMVKTIRSGNFGVDLLAITAVVATLAVGQYWASMIVLLMLTGGDALEDFAATKASSELKQLLENAPTTAHRMVDGHVEDVDVDAVQVGETILVKPREVVPVDGTVLAGESLVDEASLTGESKPVAKNAGTDIMSGTINGDAALTVKVTQRAEDSQYQGIIKLVKESEARPAHFVRMADRYAVPFTLIAYVIAGLGWYLSGDPVRFAQVLVVASPCPLILAAPIAMVSGMSRNSRNGIIVKSGTTLEKLSDARTFAFDKTGTVTRGILKVAAILPQAGFSQDELLNLAASAEGQSTHILARSLTDAVPVADRLPATDVSEATSFGVNATVDGHKVKVGKAEFAGTTDTINTTAVYVNVDGKYAGAITFSDQIRPEAKETMSKLHELNDANLIMISGDQQSIADKVAEEVGIDQVYAEQLPQQKIEVLDKLPKNGRPVVMVGDGVNDAPSLAIADVGIAMGAHGATAASESADAVVLRDDLAKVAAATLIAKETMVIAKQSVLIGIAICTGLMVIASFGVIPTIIGAMLQEVVDTVTILYALRARNGLHRQALVDPVRAEARA; from the coding sequence ATGAAGAAGAACTGGCAGTTAATGATGGTGCTCGCTGTAAGTGCCGTTGCGCTGGTCTTTGCGTTCGTATTAAAACAGCCATTGATTGCTCAGGGGCTAATCACGGTGATGGGGTCGATTATCGCCTTGATTATGTTCGGGGGCATGGTGAAAACAATTCGTTCCGGTAACTTTGGGGTGGACTTATTAGCCATTACGGCGGTCGTCGCAACGTTGGCAGTCGGTCAGTACTGGGCATCGATGATTGTGTTGCTCATGTTAACCGGTGGCGATGCGTTGGAAGATTTTGCTGCGACAAAAGCCAGCAGCGAATTGAAACAGTTGTTGGAAAATGCACCGACAACGGCTCATCGCATGGTTGATGGTCACGTTGAAGACGTTGATGTTGATGCGGTCCAAGTCGGTGAAACGATTTTGGTTAAGCCGCGGGAAGTTGTTCCAGTCGATGGTACGGTTTTGGCAGGCGAGAGTTTGGTCGATGAAGCCAGTTTAACCGGTGAGTCTAAACCAGTTGCCAAAAACGCAGGTACTGATATCATGTCCGGGACAATTAACGGTGATGCTGCGTTAACCGTTAAAGTTACCCAGCGTGCCGAAGATAGTCAGTATCAAGGGATTATCAAATTAGTTAAGGAATCAGAAGCACGGCCGGCGCATTTTGTCCGGATGGCCGATCGCTATGCGGTACCGTTCACTTTGATTGCTTATGTGATTGCCGGTCTGGGTTGGTACTTGTCAGGCGATCCGGTTCGGTTTGCCCAAGTGCTCGTTGTTGCTTCCCCATGTCCGCTGATTTTGGCGGCACCGATTGCGATGGTTTCCGGCATGAGCCGCAACAGTCGTAACGGGATTATCGTCAAGTCAGGTACCACACTTGAAAAGCTAAGCGATGCTCGGACGTTTGCGTTTGATAAAACCGGTACGGTGACGCGCGGTATTTTAAAAGTGGCGGCGATCTTGCCACAAGCAGGTTTCTCACAAGATGAATTGTTGAACTTGGCGGCTAGTGCAGAAGGCCAGTCAACCCACATTTTGGCCCGGTCCCTGACCGATGCTGTGCCGGTTGCGGATCGTCTGCCAGCGACCGATGTTTCCGAAGCTACCAGTTTCGGGGTCAATGCGACGGTTGATGGTCATAAGGTTAAAGTCGGTAAAGCAGAGTTTGCCGGGACAACGGATACCATCAATACGACGGCGGTTTATGTCAACGTTGACGGTAAATATGCCGGTGCCATTACCTTCTCCGATCAGATTCGGCCAGAAGCAAAAGAAACGATGTCCAAGCTGCACGAACTGAATGATGCTAACTTGATCATGATTTCCGGTGACCAGCAGTCGATTGCTGATAAAGTTGCTGAAGAAGTCGGTATCGACCAGGTTTATGCAGAACAGTTGCCACAACAAAAAATTGAAGTTTTGGACAAGTTGCCAAAAAATGGCCGGCCAGTTGTCATGGTTGGCGATGGTGTTAACGATGCGCCTTCATTGGCGATTGCCGATGTTGGGATTGCCATGGGGGCACACGGCGCAACGGCGGCCAGTGAATCAGCCGATGCCGTTGTGTTACGTGACGATTTGGCTAAGGTCGCTGCGGCAACCTTGATTGCCAAGGAAACTATGGTGATCGCCAAACAGTCCGTGCTCATCGGGATTGCGATTTGTACCGGGTTGATGGTCATCGCCAGTTTCGGGGTTATCCCGACGATTATTGGCGCGATGCTGCAGGAAGTCGTTGATACGGTGACCATTTTGTACGCGCTGCGTGCTCGGAATGGCTTGCATCGTCAGGCTTTGGTCGATCCGGTTCGGGCAGAAGCTCGGGCTTGA
- a CDS encoding LacI family DNA-binding transcriptional regulator yields the protein MKFTITDVAQKAGVSKATISRYLNGRFEHMSDATKAHIAAVIAELNYTPSRQASSLKTHRSHLIGVVVADISNIYSTLLISGINKVTQQSMDQILINDAANDLKREEKALKMLLNMNVDGIIMQPLSAVAHHYDLIRDSQTPMVLVDRLTRPLAWPTVTADDYRSTTKLAQAIRNSHYRDILILINPIAQISTRQSRYQAFLDTFKNTTTTVTLLETENDSVAPLATWLEAHPQSHPLVFAANGRLLMATLRWLHAKGLHIPQDIAISGYDDWDWAELVTPGISAVSQHPDVIGTTAAQLLAQQIAGEPVAVQRLEIPADVRIRSSF from the coding sequence TTGAAATTCACCATCACAGATGTGGCGCAAAAAGCCGGTGTGTCCAAGGCAACGATTTCCCGCTATTTGAATGGACGGTTTGAACATATGTCGGACGCCACCAAGGCACACATTGCTGCGGTGATTGCGGAGCTCAACTATACCCCCAGCCGCCAAGCCAGTTCGCTGAAAACCCACCGCAGTCATTTAATCGGTGTGGTGGTAGCCGATATTTCCAACATTTATTCGACTTTACTCATCAGTGGCATCAACAAAGTCACGCAGCAGTCGATGGATCAGATCCTGATCAATGACGCGGCCAATGACCTGAAACGCGAAGAAAAAGCGTTGAAAATGTTACTGAATATGAATGTTGACGGGATTATCATGCAGCCGTTAAGCGCCGTGGCCCATCATTATGACCTGATTCGTGACAGTCAGACGCCTATGGTTCTGGTTGACCGATTAACTCGACCGCTCGCATGGCCAACTGTCACTGCCGACGACTACCGCTCGACCACTAAACTGGCACAAGCCATCCGCAACAGTCATTACCGGGATATCCTGATCCTCATCAATCCGATCGCCCAAATTTCCACGCGTCAATCGCGTTACCAAGCCTTTTTGGACACGTTTAAAAATACGACGACCACAGTAACCTTATTGGAAACCGAAAACGATAGCGTCGCACCGCTGGCCACCTGGCTCGAAGCGCATCCCCAGTCGCATCCGCTGGTTTTTGCCGCAAACGGCCGGTTGTTAATGGCAACGCTGCGTTGGCTGCATGCAAAAGGCCTGCACATCCCTCAAGATATTGCCATCAGCGGCTATGATGACTGGGATTGGGCCGAGTTGGTCACGCCGGGCATCTCCGCGGTGTCGCAACACCCCGACGTCATCGGCACAACGGCAGCTCAATTACTGGCGCAACAAATCGCCGGTGAACCGGTTGCGGTCCAGCGTCTGGAAATTCCCGCGGATGTGCGCATTCGCTCATCCTTCTGA
- a CDS encoding helix-turn-helix domain-containing protein: MSLGNSIKQKREAMALSRYQLAKSVHTTVTQVAIWESGRKYPNIKQLIMISDELGLTLDELIKGDLSFQKKIMIDKNNHDADMIVRFSIIIEVVLFVVGILLIFHYA, encoded by the coding sequence ATGTCTTTGGGGAACTCAATTAAACAAAAACGTGAAGCAATGGCCTTAAGCAGATATCAGTTAGCGAAATCAGTTCATACGACGGTGACTCAAGTTGCAATCTGGGAATCTGGCCGCAAATATCCCAACATAAAACAGCTCATCATGATTAGTGATGAATTGGGACTAACCTTAGATGAATTGATAAAAGGAGATCTATCCTTTCAAAAGAAGATTATGATAGACAAAAACAATCATGATGCTGATATGATTGTTAGGTTTTCCATAATTATCGAAGTTGTTTTGTTTGTTGTGGGTATTCTTCTTATCTTTCATTATGCTTAA
- a CDS encoding sugar kinase — protein sequence MSEFLTIGEPIAPFASQDTDQSLKDALNFRKYLAGAEVNVAVGVSRLGHSAQYITRLGEDPFGDFIKDQLRENHVQTDYIDSTPDYWTAFQLKNKVSTGDPDIFYFRRGSAAAHFDAKTLDRIDFSEVKFAHLSGIFPAISEQALAAFRHLIDLLHEHNIRTTFDPNLRPQLWSSPQKMAATLNELAKEAEIILPGDNEGELLVGSRDPETIVDFYLNQSERTQTVVVKVGPKGAYVKNKGEAGYWVKGFKVAQVVDTVGAGDGFALGLITALMEGKSQRDAVVRANAIGAFAVQAPGDNDGYPTPEQLQAFLDKNLAVTGDEF from the coding sequence ATGTCTGAATTTCTTACCATCGGGGAACCAATTGCACCTTTCGCTTCGCAGGATACGGATCAATCGCTTAAGGATGCCTTGAACTTCCGGAAGTATCTGGCAGGAGCCGAGGTCAATGTGGCTGTCGGGGTTTCACGTCTAGGTCACTCCGCGCAATATATCACGCGGCTAGGCGAAGATCCGTTTGGCGATTTCATCAAGGACCAGTTGCGTGAAAATCATGTCCAAACCGATTATATTGATAGTACGCCTGATTATTGGACCGCGTTCCAGCTTAAAAATAAGGTTTCAACCGGCGATCCGGATATTTTCTATTTCCGGCGGGGTTCTGCGGCTGCCCACTTCGATGCCAAAACGCTCGACCGCATTGATTTTTCTGAGGTGAAATTCGCCCATCTTTCCGGTATTTTCCCAGCAATTTCGGAACAGGCACTGGCTGCTTTTCGCCACTTGATTGACCTGCTGCACGAACACAATATTCGGACGACCTTCGACCCGAACTTGCGCCCGCAGTTATGGTCCAGCCCGCAAAAAATGGCGGCAACACTCAATGAGCTGGCAAAAGAAGCCGAGATTATTTTGCCCGGCGACAACGAAGGGGAACTTTTGGTAGGCTCGCGTGATCCGGAAACGATTGTTGATTTTTATCTTAATCAAAGCGAACGCACGCAAACGGTGGTCGTCAAAGTCGGTCCTAAAGGCGCGTATGTTAAAAATAAGGGTGAAGCAGGTTATTGGGTGAAAGGCTTTAAGGTGGCGCAGGTCGTTGATACGGTTGGTGCCGGTGACGGTTTTGCCTTGGGGCTGATTACCGCCTTGATGGAAGGCAAGTCCCAACGTGATGCAGTCGTCCGCGCAAACGCAATTGGCGCTTTTGCGGTTCAGGCGCCTGGCGATAATGATGGTTATCCGACACCTGAGCAACTACAAGCATTTTTGGACAAAAACCTGGCTGTGACAGGAGATGAGTTTTAA
- a CDS encoding iron-sulfur cluster biosynthesis family protein gives MKITIKPAAVTYLNNHVAKDQHLFLALDDGSSKYSKLGGSCAIGNKYQIVVTDTDDQDYALPLENDAGFNLTTGDPETDYFGSGLTLDFKNASLALRDDSGILDGAVTLNHVTAKPQSDDKRREEMKSLGGKIC, from the coding sequence ATGAAGATCACGATCAAACCAGCTGCGGTGACTTATTTGAACAACCATGTTGCCAAGGATCAACATTTGTTCCTGGCATTGGATGATGGTTCGAGTAAGTATTCCAAATTAGGCGGTTCCTGTGCCATTGGCAATAAGTACCAAATTGTCGTGACGGATACGGACGATCAGGATTATGCACTGCCGCTAGAAAACGACGCCGGTTTTAACTTAACGACCGGCGATCCGGAGACAGATTATTTCGGCAGCGGGCTAACGCTTGATTTCAAGAATGCTTCGTTAGCTTTGCGCGATGATAGCGGCATTTTAGACGGCGCGGTGACACTGAACCACGTGACGGCAAAACCGCAATCCGATGACAAGCGGCGTGAAGAAATGAAATCCCTGGGCGGCAAGATTTGCTAA
- the hxlB gene encoding 6-phospho-3-hexuloisomerase, whose product MKVIPDIMTEINQVMALVDEDQLDAAMPYLTKDKRIFVIGAGRSGFQAKGFAMRLMHIGYTDYVMGETITPSIQKGDTWVAVSGSGTTKSIVADTEAAKKLGLNIVAFTSAVDSPLAKLADAVVIVPGATKTGAGVKSIQLLSTLFDQTVHITLDALTLKLANRDDTSNADALHEHVNVE is encoded by the coding sequence ATGAAAGTCATTCCGGATATTATGACAGAAATCAACCAAGTCATGGCACTCGTCGATGAAGATCAATTAGACGCGGCCATGCCATACTTGACCAAGGACAAACGCATCTTCGTCATCGGCGCCGGTCGCAGCGGTTTTCAGGCAAAAGGCTTTGCCATGCGCCTCATGCACATTGGCTACACCGACTATGTGATGGGCGAAACCATTACCCCATCCATTCAAAAAGGCGATACCTGGGTGGCAGTTTCCGGCTCGGGCACCACAAAAAGCATCGTTGCCGATACTGAAGCAGCCAAGAAACTTGGCCTCAACATTGTGGCCTTTACCAGTGCGGTTGACTCGCCACTGGCCAAGCTCGCCGATGCGGTCGTGATCGTTCCCGGTGCAACCAAAACCGGCGCCGGCGTCAAATCAATCCAGCTGCTCTCGACTTTGTTCGACCAAACCGTCCACATCACCTTGGATGCCCTCACGTTGAAATTAGCTAACCGTGATGACACCAGTAATGCCGACGCTTTGCACGAACACGTTAATGTTGAATAA
- a CDS encoding Hsp20/alpha crystallin family protein, whose product MANDLMRRNDWLDDPFFNDLGRHIFDSFTPSRGGDSSRLLKTDIQENDKSYVVKVDVPGIEKPNINLSYDHGILSVAVKHEEQADHSDNEGNMLMSERSYGRMSRSYRLPNVDEGKISAKVTDGVLTIDLPKLTGDQEGNHQITID is encoded by the coding sequence ATGGCTAATGATCTTATGCGGCGCAATGATTGGTTGGATGATCCATTCTTCAATGATTTAGGGCGGCATATTTTTGACAGCTTCACGCCGAGTCGTGGCGGTGATAGCAGTCGCCTGCTGAAAACGGACATTCAGGAAAATGACAAGTCATATGTTGTGAAGGTAGATGTTCCCGGTATCGAGAAGCCAAACATTAATCTGAGTTACGATCATGGCATTCTGAGTGTTGCGGTTAAGCATGAAGAGCAAGCCGATCATTCAGACAACGAAGGCAACATGCTGATGTCTGAACGCAGCTATGGTCGGATGAGCCGCAGCTATCGGTTGCCAAATGTTGATGAGGGCAAGATCAGCGCTAAAGTCACTGATGGTGTCTTGACGATTGATCTGCCTAAGTTGACAGGTGATCAGGAAGGCAACCATCAGATCACGATTGACTAA
- a CDS encoding SLC13 family permease — MIVIRRLIRDRVLQITGLLVVISLFIGRPKISDISFATLWSILAMMTVIQIFEHLHILDYWAYRLTSRANNTRQLTWWFIFLAIFASMFLSNDVTVLTLIPLYLRVAKKYQLPEILPVTLIGMAANFGSAFTPFGNTHNIFLMHQFQINLKEFFSWSIPLLACSFLVLVLLSLFLRNVPVPNVPTEHIHIQIRPTIFAVIVACVVFAGVIGLVPAWVGAVLAILLSVALDPKDMKDVDYAVVLTFAGFFVIVSVVGQIPWVTHFIASLENSEDSVYLSGVLTSQVISNVPSTVLLARFTGYVEALFYGSNIGGVGTLVGSMANLLVFKQYLVYGSRPHARFFVGFTVFNLVALVILGCAGYWLTVR, encoded by the coding sequence ATGATTGTTATTCGGCGTCTGATCAGAGATCGGGTCCTGCAGATCACCGGCTTGTTGGTCGTCATAAGTCTATTCATAGGCCGGCCTAAAATAAGCGACATAAGTTTTGCCACATTATGGTCCATCCTTGCCATGATGACGGTGATTCAAATCTTCGAACACCTACATATTCTTGATTACTGGGCATATCGGTTAACGTCCCGGGCGAACAACACGCGCCAGTTAACGTGGTGGTTTATTTTCCTTGCCATTTTTGCCAGTATGTTTCTTTCCAACGATGTCACAGTTTTAACGCTGATACCGTTATATCTGCGCGTGGCCAAGAAATATCAGCTGCCGGAAATTCTCCCAGTAACCTTGATCGGAATGGCTGCTAACTTTGGTAGCGCCTTCACCCCGTTCGGTAACACCCACAATATTTTCCTGATGCATCAATTCCAGATTAATCTAAAAGAATTTTTCAGCTGGTCAATCCCGTTGCTGGCCTGCAGTTTCCTGGTATTGGTGTTGCTTAGCCTGTTTTTGCGCAACGTCCCGGTACCCAACGTGCCCACCGAACATATTCATATCCAGATACGGCCAACGATTTTTGCCGTCATCGTTGCGTGCGTCGTTTTCGCCGGGGTGATTGGCCTCGTCCCAGCTTGGGTCGGCGCGGTATTAGCAATTCTCCTTTCAGTCGCCCTTGATCCAAAAGATATGAAAGATGTGGATTATGCGGTCGTTTTGACCTTCGCCGGTTTTTTCGTGATTGTCAGCGTGGTCGGACAGATTCCATGGGTCACCCATTTTATTGCCAGTCTTGAAAATTCAGAGGATTCAGTTTACTTAAGTGGGGTTCTGACCAGTCAGGTTATTTCCAACGTTCCGTCCACCGTTCTGTTGGCCCGATTTACCGGCTATGTTGAAGCGTTGTTTTATGGTTCCAACATTGGCGGCGTGGGCACTTTGGTCGGTTCGATGGCTAACTTGCTGGTTTTCAAACAATATTTGGTTTATGGCAGTCGCCCACACGCGCGTTTCTTTGTCGGGTTCACCGTGTTCAATTTAGTCGCGCTGGTCATTTTGGGATGTGCCGGCTATTGGTTAACCGTCCGCTAA
- a CDS encoding peptide ABC transporter substrate-binding protein codes for MKKYNSLGLTCITLTLLLAACGQSTKAATNQRTLNVAVSNEASSLDPAHAVDATSGAILQQIMTPLYDHDKSGKIIPAMATKVVKPTDNGKTYTLTLRKDVKWSDGTPVTAKDFVYSLKRIVDPKTKTEFAYQYDAIANYQDIVDGKKSPDTLGVSAPSKYVLKIQLSQPTPYFSSQMTGYYPTNEAAVKRYGKKFGSSADKIETNGAYKIKNFSTTSDSWDYVKDPNFYAAKTVKINHVHVNVLKDSSTVDNLFATGKLDNAPLSGNLIQKEAQNPALTKTPAANMNYLQLNTKNPQLNNVNLRRAISAALDRQALTSKVLQDGSQPAKAFVPKGLKTNPTTGKDFTEDAKTPLTYSPTKAKAYLKTALKELNTDSISFSILTSDVDTDKQVGEYIQSQLTKVLPQLKVTVSSLPKMTRIQRSLDGKFDAVLMSWNSTIQDPSDYLNTATADNISNCSKFSDEQFTALMKKVNTTTGQSATARYQQELAANARVIDVAGYIPVFQSANSRLINTKVGGLHYSMLQPAEYRYAYFK; via the coding sequence ATGAAAAAGTATAACTCCCTGGGACTAACCTGCATCACCCTAACCCTACTTCTAGCCGCATGCGGCCAATCAACCAAAGCAGCAACCAACCAACGTACCCTAAACGTTGCCGTCAGCAACGAAGCCAGTTCCCTTGATCCGGCCCACGCAGTTGATGCGACCAGCGGCGCCATCCTGCAGCAAATCATGACGCCGTTGTATGACCACGACAAATCCGGCAAAATCATTCCGGCCATGGCCACCAAGGTTGTGAAACCAACTGACAATGGGAAAACCTACACCCTTACGTTACGCAAAGATGTCAAATGGAGTGACGGCACTCCGGTAACGGCCAAGGATTTTGTTTACTCACTCAAGCGGATTGTGGATCCGAAAACCAAAACCGAATTCGCGTACCAATATGATGCCATTGCCAATTATCAGGATATCGTCGACGGTAAAAAGTCACCCGATACCCTTGGCGTTTCCGCCCCAAGCAAATATGTGCTCAAAATCCAACTCAGTCAGCCAACCCCCTATTTTTCCAGTCAGATGACCGGTTATTACCCGACCAATGAAGCAGCGGTCAAGCGTTATGGCAAGAAATTCGGTTCAAGCGCCGACAAAATTGAGACGAACGGCGCGTATAAAATTAAAAATTTCAGCACCACTAGTGATAGCTGGGACTATGTGAAAGATCCGAACTTCTACGCAGCTAAAACCGTCAAGATCAATCACGTTCACGTCAACGTTTTGAAAGATTCCAGCACGGTCGATAACCTTTTTGCGACAGGCAAGCTAGATAATGCGCCGCTATCCGGCAACTTGATTCAAAAAGAAGCGCAAAACCCGGCCTTGACGAAAACACCGGCTGCCAATATGAACTACCTGCAACTCAATACCAAGAATCCGCAGCTTAATAACGTCAACTTGCGCCGTGCCATTTCAGCCGCACTCGATCGGCAGGCGCTCACAAGTAAAGTTCTGCAGGATGGCTCCCAGCCGGCCAAGGCATTTGTACCTAAGGGCCTTAAAACCAATCCGACGACCGGAAAAGACTTTACTGAAGATGCCAAGACGCCGCTGACATATTCGCCAACCAAAGCCAAAGCATATCTTAAGACGGCGTTGAAGGAGCTCAACACCGATAGCATCAGTTTTTCGATTCTCACTTCCGATGTCGATACTGACAAGCAAGTCGGCGAATACATCCAGAGTCAGCTAACCAAGGTGCTGCCACAGCTGAAGGTCACAGTCAGCAGCCTGCCAAAAATGACGCGGATCCAGCGATCGCTTGACGGCAAGTTTGACGCGGTCTTGATGAGTTGGAACTCAACGATTCAGGATCCGTCAGATTATCTGAACACGGCAACGGCAGACAACATTTCGAACTGTTCGAAGTTTAGCGATGAGCAGTTCACTGCGTTGATGAAAAAAGTCAACACCACCACTGGTCAAAGCGCCACCGCCCGCTATCAGCAAGAACTTGCCGCTAATGCCCGCGTGATTGACGTGGCGGGCTACATTCCGGTCTTTCAAAGTGCCAATAGTCGCCTGATCAACACCAAAGTCGGCGGCTTGCACTACAGCATGTTGCAACCAGCCGAATATCGCTATGCGTATTTCAAATAA
- a CDS encoding orotidine 5'-phosphate decarboxylase / HUMPS family protein, whose amino-acid sequence MKLQVAIDRVPLAYAVALAQQLDGKVAIIEMGTSLVKDEGLAGFRAMRAAIRSSQLLIDLKTIDEGGYEFKQGFAAGADILTVMGAASLATLQTTAAATDAAKKEMMIDLMEVDATKQQAISIFPNAIYALHHSTDRQDHLDPTATVADFHAAFPQLKRLAIAGGIDLAGATGLAAQGLTEIAIVGSAITKAADPVATAQQFMEAINA is encoded by the coding sequence ATGAAATTACAGGTGGCCATTGATCGGGTACCACTAGCCTATGCGGTTGCATTAGCGCAACAATTGGATGGCAAAGTAGCGATTATCGAAATGGGCACCAGCCTGGTGAAGGATGAGGGGCTCGCCGGTTTTCGCGCAATGCGGGCGGCGATTCGTTCATCACAGTTGCTCATTGATCTAAAAACGATTGACGAGGGTGGTTACGAATTCAAACAAGGGTTTGCAGCTGGTGCCGACATTTTAACCGTGATGGGTGCTGCGTCACTGGCGACTTTACAAACAACAGCAGCGGCAACGGATGCAGCGAAGAAAGAAATGATGATCGACTTGATGGAGGTCGATGCGACCAAACAGCAAGCCATCAGCATTTTCCCAAATGCAATTTATGCACTGCACCACAGCACTGACCGCCAAGATCACCTGGACCCGACCGCAACGGTGGCCGATTTTCATGCCGCCTTTCCGCAACTCAAGCGACTGGCGATTGCCGGCGGGATTGATTTAGCAGGGGCGACGGGGCTGGCCGCACAAGGATTAACCGAAATCGCGATTGTCGGAAGCGCCATCACCAAGGCAGCCGATCCAGTCGCAACGGCACAACAATTTATGGAGGCAATCAACGCATGA